The Mangrovivirga cuniculi genomic sequence TCCAAATGACACAAAAGTATTTCCTGCCAGAATGTATGGAAATAAGGAGAAGACCGGGGCAAAGATCGAGGTATTTTTACTTCGTGAGCTGAATAAAGATCTTCACCTTTGGGATGTTCTTGTAGATCCTGCCAGAAAAATTCGTGTAGGTAATAAGCTTTACTTTGGTGAAAGCGATCTTGTAGCAGAAGTAGTTGACAACACAACATCAAGAGGAAGAACGATTAGGTTCTTGTTTGATGGAACAGATGAGGAGTTTTATGCTACTATCGATGCTCTTGGTGAAACTCCATTACCAAGAGAGATCAAAAGAGAGACAGAAGCTGAAGACAGAGAGCGATACCAGACAATTTTCGCTAATGAGAATAAGGTAGGTGCAGTCGCTGTTCCAAGTGCAGGTTTACATTTTACCCCTCACGTAGTTAAGAGACTTGAGCTAAAAGGTATTGAAATTGCTCCAATCACTATGCATCTTGGCTTGGGTACGTTCAGGCCTGTTGATGTGGAGGATCTTACTAAGCATAAGATGGACAGTGAAAACTTTACTGTTGCTCAATCTACTGTAGATATTGTTAATAACGCCCGAGATAATAAAAACAGAATCTGCGCTGTAGGTACCACGGCCATGAGAGCATTGGAGTCTTCTGTTTCTGCAAATAATGAGTTGAAGGAAAATTCGGGATGGACAGATAAATTTATTTTCCCTCCATATGAATTTAAAATTTGCGACGCATTATTAACTAATTTTCACCTTCCTGAATCGACCTTATTAATGAGTGCTGCGGCTTTCGGAGGTTATGATCTGATCATGGAGGCTTATCAAATTGCCATAAAGGAAGGATATAGATTTTATGCCTATGGTGATGCAATGTTGATCATATAAATAATTATTTAAAATATATTAAATTCCGATCCTTACAGGTTCGGAATTTTTTTTGCCATGAAAAAGTTTGTTGTAATAGTAGCCGGGGGTTCAGGGTCAAGAATGAAGTCTGAAATCCCTAAACAGTTTTTAAGACTAAAAGGTATTCCTGTGTTAATGCACACCATTCAAAAGTTTTATAGTGCTTTTGAAGGGGAGATTACTATTGTACTCGTATTACCTTCTGATCAGCATGAGTATTGGAATACGCTGTGTGAAGAACACAATTTTATATTACCACATATTACTACCCATGGCGGTAAAACCCGGATGCATTCAGTTGAAAATGGCCTAAATGAGATAAAAGAGGAGGGGGTAGTAGCTATTCATGATGGCGTACGTCCTTTGATCAGTGAGGAGGTAATTCGTGAGTCGTTCTTTACTGCTGAAGAACATGGTAGTGGGGTAGTTTGCGTTCTACCGAAGGATTCATTAAGAAAAATATCAGATACTGATCGAAATGTTACCAGAGCGGTAAACCGATCTGATTATTTGTTAGTACAAACTCCTCAAACTTTTAGAGTAAAAGAAATTAAGCAGGCTTTCATAAAAGCTGACCATTATGAATTCACAGATGATGCCAGTGTTTATGAAAATTCAGAGCAGAATATTAAAGTCATAATGGGAAACTATGACAATATAAAAATTACAACTCCTGAAGATCTGGTGATCGCAGAGTCACTCATCGGAAAATAATTAACCCCCGAAATAAATCGGGGGTGTATAATTAATATTCGTCTTCGTTGAAGAAAAAGTCTTCTTTGGTTGGGTAATCAGGCCAAATCTCTTCAATGCTTTCAAACGGTTGTCCATCATCTTCCAGTTCCTGAAGATTCTCAACAACTTCCAATGGTGCTCCTGATCTGATTGAAAAATCAATCAATTCGTCTTTAGTTGCCGGCCAAGGGGCATCTTCTAAATATGACGCAAGTTCTAATGTCCAATACATAACTTACTCTTTTAATAGATTCTAATTTCCGCAAAAATAAAAATTCGGTTGAATAATCAAACCATTTATTTGATTCTTCTAATAAGAATATAAATCTTACCGCTAACTTTGCAAAGTTTAATACGACAAATTTTATATTTAGTTATTCTATCGAAAAATTGTGTTAATTTATTATATAAATATCAATTTTATCATCTGATATTTTTGAATAGAAGTAATCTATATGAGTGACGAAAAAATAATATTTTCAATGTCCGGTGTGGGCAAGATATATCCTCCTAAGAAACAGGTTCTTAAGGATATTTACTTATCTTTTTTTATGGAGCCAAAATAGGGGTTATCGGATTAAACGGAAGTGGAAAGTCCAGTTTGTTAAAGATCATTGCCGGTATTGATAATGAATATCAGGGTGAAGTAGCATTTAGTAAAGGTTATTCAGTCGGTATGCTGGAACAGGAGCCTGAGCTCGATCAGGACAAAACTGTAAAAGAGGTCATTGAGGAAGGCGCTAGTGAAACCGTAGCCCTTTTAAAGGAATATGAAGAGATAAATAATCGATTTGCAGAGCCAGAAGTGCTTGAAAATGCAAATCTGATGAATGAACTCATCGAAAAACAAGGAGAAGTTCAGGAAAAACTAGACCAGGTAAATGCCTGGGAGCTAGATACTAAGCTAGAGATTGCAATGGATGCTCTGAGGACTCCTCCTGCCGATAAAATAATCAGTGTACTTTCTGGGGGAGAGAAAAGGAGAGTAGCTCTTTGTCGACTTCTCTTGCAGGAGCCTGATATACTATTACTTGATGAGCCTACCAACCACCTTGATGCTGAATCTATTTTATGGCTGGAACAACATCTTAAGCAATATAAAGGTACTGTTATTGCAGTAACTCACGACAGATATTTCCTGGATAATGTTGCTGGCTGGATCCTCGAATTAGACAGAGGACATGGAATTCCATGGAAGGGGAATTATTCTTCCTGGCTCGAACAGAAGCAAAAACGTCTGGCAGAAGAAGAGAAATCAGAATCTAAAAGACAAAAAACTCTTGAAAGGGAGTTGGATTGGATCAAGATGACTCCAAAAGGGCGTCATGCCAAGCAAAAAGCAAGATTAAATGCCTATGATAAAATGGTTGGCCAGGAAGCAAGGGAGAAAGAAGCTTCTCTGGAATTATATATTCCGCCTGGACCACGCTTAGGTAGTAAGGTCATCGAAGCTAATAACGTTTCTAAAGCGTATGGCGAAAAAGTTCTATTTGAGGACCTTTCATTTGCATTACCACAAGGAGGTGTAGTTGGAGTTATCGGTCCAAACGGAGCAGGTAAAACCACTTTATTTAACCTTATAACCGGAAAAGAAAAACCGGACTCAGGTGAATTTGAAACAGGTTCTTCTGTTAAATTAGCATATGTGGATCAGGAGCACGATGATCTAAAACCTGATGAATCGGTTTGGGAAGCTATTTCGGAAGGAAATGAGTGGATTGAACTTGGAAATGTTAAAGTTAATAGCCGTGCTTATGTTAGCAGGTTTAACTTCAGCGGATCTGATCAGGAGAAAAAAGTCGGAAAACTATCCGGAGGAGAAAGAAACAGGGTTCACCTTGCGATGACACTTAAAGAAGGCGCCAACTTAATTCTACTTGATGAGCCCACAAACGATCTCGATGTAAATACATTAAGAGCATTAGAGGAAGCGATAGAAAACTTTGCAGGCAGTGCTGTAATTATCTCACACGACCGCTGGTTTTTAGATAGAATTTGTACTCATATTCTTGCTTTTGAGGGAGACTCACAGGTATATTGGTTTGAAGGCAATTTCACTGAATATGAGGAAAACAGGAAAAAAAGATTAGGGGATACCCAACCAAAGAGAATTAAATATAAAAAGCTTATAAAATAACTGATCATGAACAAACGACACATTTTTTCTTTATTAGCCATAGTTCTGTTAATGTCTTCTTGTTTCAATTTCAAGGAGCGGATCTTTCTTAAAAAAGATGGTTCCGGAACATACACCTTCACTATTGATATGTCCGCCTTAAAGCCAATGATGGAGGCCTTCGAAAATATGGCGGATTCTACTAACACGGATGAAGAGAAGAAAGAAGGACCGAAGGATATGACCAAAAAGTTCGATGACGACATGCAGAAGGACAAAGAACTCCTTGAATCTGTAGATGGCATTACAAATGTTGAAGCTATATCTGATGAGGAAACCTTTAATTTTGGATTAAAATTCGATTTCGAAGATGTTAAAGCGTTAAACAATGCTTTAAATGCGATGAATAAGAAGGAAAATGAAAATTACCAGGAAAAAGAATTCTTCAAGCATAGTAAAAAATCTTTTGAGAGAGTTTCTTTATTTCTCGATAAGAGTGAGTTGAAGGAAGAAATGAGTGAAGAAAGTGATGAAGAAATGACAGATCAGGATTTTGAACAGATGTCTCAAATGTTTGGAGATATGACTTATACCACTGAGTATGTTTTCGAACAGCCTGTAAAGAATATTTCAAATCAAAAAGCAATGATGTCACCAGATGGAAAAAAAGTGACTATTGAAACTAAAATCTTAAAAGAAGAGGAAGGAGAAAGTGGTTCGACAAAGTTCTCATTTTAATATTAAATCTCTGAGAGGATTTGTGATGCATGGATGATTTTAATTTTTGATTTTACCTAACGGTATTAAAGTAGTTCATAAAGAAATAACTTCAACCCGGCTTGTTCATGCCGGGATTGTTTTAGATGTAGGATCCAGAGATGAGGACACCGACGAATTGGGACTTGCTCATTTCTGGGAGCACATGGCTTTTAAAGGCACCAGGAAAAGAAAAGCATTCCATATTTTAAGCAGATTAGATGGTGTAGGAGGTGAGCTGAATGCGTATACTACAAAAGAGAAGGTTTGCTTTTACGCTTCTGTGCTTGACACTTATGTAGATAAAGCAGTTGATATAATTTCCGATATAACTTTCAATTCAGTTTTTCCTGAGAAGCAGATAGAGAAGGAAAGAGGGGTTATACTGGAAGAAATGTCAATGTATTACGATTCACCTGAAGACGCGATACAGGATGATTTTGATGAAATAGTATTTGCAGGCCACCCTCTTGGAAATAATATTCTAGGTACACGTGAAAGTGTATTAAATTTTACAAAGGATGATTTTTTGAACTTTATATCCAAAAATATGGATACTTCACGGATGGTATTTAGCATCACGGGAAACATCAGTTGGAAAAAAGTTCAGAAATTATGTGATAAATACCTTTCAATACAGGAACCCAGAGTTAGATCATCCCATCGTGAAGAATTTAAGAATTATATCCCCAGGCATGTCGAAATAGAGCGTCCAACAACTCAGGCTCATTGTGCTATCGGATGTGAAGCTTATAATGTTCATGATGAAAAACGTTTGCCATTTTTCACTTTAACAAATATTCTGGGAGGTCCGGCAATGAGTTCACGGCTTAATATGGGAATAAGAGAAAAGTATGGATATGTTTATGCTATTGACGCCTCTTATCAATCATTTACAGATACCGGTCTCTTTTCTATATTTTTTGCCACTGAACAAAAGCAATTAAAAAGGTGCATTAACCTCGTAAATAAAGAACTGGAGAAATTAAAAACGACCAAATTAGGTTCACTTCAGCTACATAAGGCAAAAGGACAGATTATGGGACAACTGGCTATGGCAGAAGAAAATAATGTTAGCCTGATGCTTTTAATGGCAAAGAGTCTTCTAGATCTTGGTAGAATAGAATCTTTGAAGGAAATTTTCTCAAGGATTGATTCAATCTCTGCGGAAGATTTACTTGAAGTTTCAAATCAGATATTACAATCTGATCAATTAAGTTTATTAACTTTCTTACCTCAAAACCATTGACAATGCAGTTTTTGCCCGAGGAAATATATAAATATACTGTAGAGCACACCCAGGAAGAGCCGGAAGTATTAAAAGATTTAGATCGAGATACTCACCTTAATGTATTAATGCCCCGAATGATTTCAGGACATCTGATGGGTCGAGTACTTGCCATGCTTTCAAAAATGGTCAGACCAAAATTTATTTTAGAAGTAGGAACCTATACCGGATACAGTGCGATTTGCTTTGCAGAAGGACTGCAGGAAGACGGCCATATTTTTACAATTGATAAGAATGAGGAAATAGAAGAGATGGCAGAGCGTCATATAGAAAGGGCAGGCTTAAATGATAAAATCACCCGAATTCAGGGTATTGCATCTGATATCATTCCTACTCTTGAAAAGAAATGGGATATGGTTTTTCTGGATGCAGACAAAAAAAATTACGATCTTTATTATGATCAGGTTTTTGAAAATGTAAATAAAGGTGGATTTATTCTGGTAGATAACGTTCTATGGAGTGGAAAAGTAGTCGGAATGCACGGAAAAAAAATAGATGCTGACACCAGGGCCATTATGGACTTTAATAAGAGGGTCCACAAGGATGAACGAGTTGAAAATGTTTTATTTCCGATAAGAGACGGATTGATGGTTTTAAGAAAAAAATAAATATTTATATAACAGGCAGCGATGAGGATTTTTTGAGTTTTTTATTTTGTTTTTTATTTATTTTTTCAATTTCTGCACAATCACCCAAAGTGCCGGAAGTCATCCATTTCGCAGATCTCAAACTCAAACTAAGTAATAAACTTCAGAAGGAAATTCAGGCTGAGGTTGACAACCTAACGAGATATCCGAAGTATTTTAATATTAAAGTCGACAGGGCATTAATGTATTTTCCATTGATCGAGAGGGTTTTTCGTCAGGAGAAATTACCGGAAGATTTTAAATATCTTGTATTACAGGAAAGTGCTTTAATCGGAGATGCTGTTAGTTCTTCGAATGCTGTCGGTTACTGGCAATTCAAAGATTTCACTGGTCTTGAAGTTGGCTTAAAGATTGACAGGCGCATTGATGAGCGTATGCATATCGTTCGGGCGAGTGAAGGCGCAGCTAAATACTTAAAGACCAATAATGCATTTTTTGATAATTGGCTATATGCCCTGCAGGCATATCAAATGGGTAGAGGAGGTGCTGAAAAGGTCGTAGATAAAAGAGATTACGGTGCGAAAAAAATGAACCTGGATGCAAGTCTTTATTGGTACGTTAAAAAATTTCTTGCCCATAAAATAGCCTTTGAGCATGGAATAAAACAAAGGATGCAACCAGCGAATGATTTGGTACTCGTTGAATACTACGATGGGGCGGGACTTGACCTGAGTGATGTTTCCAAAAAACTAAAAGTATCTGAAGAGCAATTAAAGACATACAACAAATGGTTGAGGAGAGGAAATATTCCTGATGATCAAAAACTAGCCCTATTGGTACCGGTTTCGAAAGAACAGGCTAAATATTATATAAAAGGAGAACGTTTAGGAGTTCCTGAACCGACAGTCATCACCGCATCAAATAAGATTAAATCTAAGAGGTATTTAGATCCTGTAGTTGGCATAGTGCCTGCCCGGCTAAAAGTAAACGGTAGAGAAGCTATCGTGGCAGAAAAGGGTGATACCTTTGAATGGTTAGCTGTACACGCTGCGATTCCTTTAAAAAGATTTTTAAGGTATAATGATATTGAAGGCAATGAAAAAATAGAAAACGGGCAAATTTTTTATACTGAAAGGAAAAAGGGAAGGGCTAATGTTCATTACCATACCTTGAAAAAAGACGAGTCACTATGGGAAGTGTCTCAAAAGTATGGGATAAGGCTGAAATCTTTATTGAGAAAAAACAGACTTGATGGACAGAACGACATTAATGTGAAGCCTGGTTTAATTGTATGGCTGAGAGATAAAAGACCAAAAGACGAGCCTTATAAATACAAACAAACCCAGGATATCATACCAGTTGAGGATAATAAGAAAACGATCATAGCAAAATCCAATGATAAACCTGAAAACTTATCAGGCCCGATAGCAATAAATGAATCAGGGAAGCTGGCTGTAAAAGAAAATGAAAAACCGGTTGATGAAGATAATTTTGAGAAATCTGAAAATATCTCATTTAATAAACCAGAATCCAGTGCTAACCAAAATAACGTGATTCAGGGTACTTCTGACAATCAGGTTAAGAGTGATTCAGAGAATATTGAAGCCGGTAAAATAATAGAATTTGATCAGAACCAGGCAGAAACTAATGTCGAGAAGGTTAAAAATACTTCAGCAGCGAACCAGGATATTCTGACTATTGGATCTAAACAGGAATCTCCAGAGTTAGATTCTAAAAATGAGGATGATTTGGACCCATCTGTTAAGGTTTCAGCTCCGGTAAATGCTAAAGGAAAACAGCAACCAGTGAATAATGATATACCGGTTATAGCTGTTGACAGTTTGCAACCAAAAGTAGTTGTGAATGAAGATGGACTGGATGTGATAAGCTATGGTTCTAACACTGAAAGTAAGTCAGAACAGCTCGAAAACGAGACTGATAATCCTGATGAAAAAGATTTTGACCTGATAGATAGCGGGAAATCAAATACAATTAAATCTAACGAAGAGAATAAACGTGACATTGAAAGTAAAAACATACATAGGGTAGTTAGGGGAGATACTTACTATTCAATATCACGAAAATATGAGGTAACAGTAGGAGAATTACTTAGAAAGAACTCTTTATCAATTGATTCGGTTTTAAGTATCGGGCAAGAGCTTAAAATACCAACGGATGGTGAAAGTTCTGACTCTGATTTGATAGAAGCCAGGGCTTATAATAAAGTGGATAATTCCAAAGGTGATGACTCGTCTGTGTCAGGATTTGAAGTTTACATTGTAAAAAAAGGTGATAGCCTGTATAAGATTGCCAGAGAGAACGACGTTACTATACAGCAAGTGATGGATTGGAATGGAAAGGCAGATTTTAACATAAGTGAAGGGGAAAGATTGAAAATTAAAAAAGTAAAATAAGCTCGAACTATTTTACAATCGAATAGAAATTTATATTTTAGTCGAATCATAATTTAAACTTGTTTGATAGTTATTTAGTCAATTCATTACATTTTAACTTTTTATTATTTTATTATTAATATATTTGAATTGATTATCAGCAAGTAAAATAAATCAAATAGTAGTTAATGACAGCTGAAGAAAAAAGCATTGATCTGGTTATGCTGGTAGACGATAATGACACTGATAACTTTATCAGTAAGCGAATTATCGAAATTACCGGTTTTGCGAAGAATGTAGAAATAAAGAATTCAGGCAAGAGTGCTCTTGAATATATCGAGCAAAACAAGGATAACCCTGAAAAGCTTCCAAACATCATATTTTTGGATATCAATATGCCGATCGTTGATGGCTTTGTATTCTTATATGAGTTTGAAAAATTCGCAGAAATAGTAAAAGATAAGTGTAAAGTAATAATTCTGTCCAGTTCGGATAATAAGCGGGATATTGATAAAATTGTCAATAACGACCATGTTATTAAATTCATAACAAAGCCGCTTACAGAAAACGCTTTACAGGAAATAAAAGAAATGGGAGTAGCGTAGTTGCTACTCTTTTTTTAAGATTCCGGGTCCAGACCTAATTTATCAATCAAAGATTGCAAGAGAGGGACTTCATTTTTTAAATAGTCGAATTTATCCCTGTCTGTATATAGTTTATTTCCTGAACTTTGATTTGATGTTAATTCATGAGTAAGAGAAAGTTCCGGATGGTTTATACGACTTTTCAAATAACCGAAAATCTCACCTTTCCTTTCAATAAATAATTCTTCCTGCACGCTACTATTGATGCTCAATACCACTTGACCATTTTCTCCTAATCGGAATGGTTGTTTAAGCATTACCTGAAGTAAAGCACTCGAATTTTTCACCTTCTCCTGTAATTCTTTAAAAGCAGTTTCTATATTTTCTTTACTGAAAGAAAGTTTTTCGTTTTGCCTGGAGTCATTTGCAAAATCCTGGGTTCTGTCATTCTCCTCTTTTTCAGATTGTTGCTTGGGAGAAGAATATGCGGATTGACTAACCTTACTTTTTAAAGCGTCAAGGCTTGGGAGTTTAGCTGATTTCTTTAAATTATTTTTCAGCCCGGCTTTTACTTCGGTTCCTAAAGTTTTATTAGAAGATTTTGATTTTATCTTTTCAAGATCATCGGAAGAAGGCTTACCTCGTTCCGGCTTTTCAGATTCTTTTATACTTGTCTTCTCTTCAACTTTAGCCTGACTTAACTGACTACTTTTTTTTTAATTCTGCAGCTAATGATAATGCCGATGGAAGATTGGCTAGTTTCATCAGGGTCAGCTCGATTAATAATCGCTGATTTTTGCTGCTTTTAAATTGAATGTCAGCTTGATTGCAGAGATTTAATGCACTAAGAATAAAAGATTGAGAAACCGACTGAGCTTGTTCGTTATACTTCTCTTTAACCTTGTCTGAGACGTTTAAGAGATTAATAGTCTCTTTGTCTTTGCACATCATCAGGTCTCTGAAATGGCTTGATAAACCATTGATAAAATTGTGACTATCAAATCCTTTACTGATGATTTCATTATAGATCAATAAAGCCTGTGCACTGTTTTGATCTTTTAATGCATCGGTAACCCTGAAATAGTAATCATAATCCAGAATGTGAAGATTGTCGATAGTAGTTTTATAATCGACACTTCTATCTTTCGAGAAGGTAACGATCAAATCAAAGATCGATAAAGCATCTCTTAATGCACCATCAGCTTTCTGAGCAATGAGGTGAAGCGCTTCAGGTTCTGTTTGTATTTCTTCCCTGTCAGCAATTTGTTTTAAATGATCAGCAATATCGCTTACCTGGATACGGTTAAAATCATAGATCTGACAACGAGAAAGAATCGTTGGAATGATTTTGTGCTTTTCGGTAGTTGCCAGAATGAATATGGCATATGGAGGAGGTTCTTCTAATGTCTTTAGAAAGGCATTGAAAGCAGCATTTGAAAGCATATGAACCTCATCAATAATGTAAACTTTGTAGTCACCGTGTTGAGGAGGGTATCTTACCTGGTCGACAAGATTCCTAATGTCATCAACTGAGTTGTTAGAAGCAGCATCAAGTTCGTAGATGTTCATTGAACTCTTTTCAGAACCTTGCTCGAACCCGTTGATTAACCTGGCTACAATACGCGCACAGGTAGTTTTACCAACACCTCTAGGTCCGCAAAAAAGTAAGGCCTGGGCCAATTGATTTTTATCTATCGCATTTTGAAGTGTTGTGGTAATATGACTTTGACCGACAACTTCGTCAAAACCTTTGGGTCTGTATTTTCTAGCTGAGACTACAAAATTTTCCATCGCTGCAAGATAAAAAGTTTATGGAATTTGAAAGACTAAAAAGCAATTTTCTTCCAGTCAAATTTTTAATATTTGAATTTTGACTTATATAAAACTAAACTAACAGACTTGTCAATTTAGTTGAATAATAAATCTTTGCTAATTTAGTCTTTGGGATTTTATTTTTACGCAATATCAATTATGAAAAAGCTAATATTTATTTTTTCACTGTACGTATCGATAACAAGCATTTCGTTTTCACAAACTTATAAACCATTTAGTGTTGATCTTGGCTTGGGACTTGGAATTCCTTCAGATAATGCTTTTGACATCGGTTTATTGATGTTTTTAGAACCAAGTTATAAATTTACTGATCAAATTGAAGGGTCTTTAAAATTGGAATATGGTGCGTTTGGAGGTTCGGATAATTATTCCAATAATATTTCTGTAGCAGGATTAGGGTCTTATTTAGTAGGAGGAAAATATTATTTTAATCACAATGATGTCCGCTTCTTCGGAGGATTGGGATTGGGGGTTTATCAGTTAGGATCATTTACTTACCGGGATGGAGCAAATAATGAATATGATGGTGAATATGGTGGTAAGTTTGGTTTTGCCCCAGAGCTGGAATTTTAGTTTTTGATTATTTTAGATTTTATACAGAATACAATGTAATTCTTGGAATCAAGGAAAGTTTACCAGGTAAAAATTACTTGTCTGTAAAGATGGCTTTGGTTATCGGAGGAGGAAAGGTAGAATGATGTCACTTGGATTCTTCTGGTATTGTAACTTTAGAAAAATAGTTTCGTTAGTTTAAAAGGATATAAAATAAAGACAATAGAGAGTTGTAGTTATTTTACTATCTTTGGAAGCTCCATGAACGAATGGGGCCGACCGGTTTTGACGGTAAGATGAGTCATGTACTTGCGTGCCGGGTGGTGAGTGTACATCCGTAATCAATGCACTTAAACTATAATTGGCGAGAATAACTACGCCATGGCTGCCTAATTCAGACTTTTTATAAGCTGAATAAGGGCTTAAACGGTTGAGTCGACGGTAAACATCGACTCCCGAGCCACATCTCACAGC encodes the following:
- the queA gene encoding tRNA preQ1(34) S-adenosylmethionine ribosyltransferase-isomerase QueA gives rise to the protein MKLSEFKFDLPEGSIALYPAENRDESRLMVVNRKEGTIEHRLFKDIIEYFDEDDVFVPNDTKVFPARMYGNKEKTGAKIEVFLLRELNKDLHLWDVLVDPARKIRVGNKLYFGESDLVAEVVDNTTSRGRTIRFLFDGTDEEFYATIDALGETPLPREIKRETEAEDRERYQTIFANENKVGAVAVPSAGLHFTPHVVKRLELKGIEIAPITMHLGLGTFRPVDVEDLTKHKMDSENFTVAQSTVDIVNNARDNKNRICAVGTTAMRALESSVSANNELKENSGWTDKFIFPPYEFKICDALLTNFHLPESTLLMSAAAFGGYDLIMEAYQIAIKEGYRFYAYGDAMLII
- a CDS encoding 2-C-methyl-D-erythritol 4-phosphate cytidylyltransferase codes for the protein MKKFVVIVAGGSGSRMKSEIPKQFLRLKGIPVLMHTIQKFYSAFEGEITIVLVLPSDQHEYWNTLCEEHNFILPHITTHGGKTRMHSVENGLNEIKEEGVVAIHDGVRPLISEEVIRESFFTAEEHGSGVVCVLPKDSLRKISDTDRNVTRAVNRSDYLLVQTPQTFRVKEIKQAFIKADHYEFTDDASVYENSEQNIKVIMGNYDNIKITTPEDLVIAESLIGK
- a CDS encoding DUF2795 domain-containing protein, whose product is MYWTLELASYLEDAPWPATKDELIDFSIRSGAPLEVVENLQELEDDGQPFESIEEIWPDYPTKEDFFFNEDEY
- a CDS encoding M16 family metallopeptidase; this encodes MILPNGIKVVHKEITSTRLVHAGIVLDVGSRDEDTDELGLAHFWEHMAFKGTRKRKAFHILSRLDGVGGELNAYTTKEKVCFYASVLDTYVDKAVDIISDITFNSVFPEKQIEKERGVILEEMSMYYDSPEDAIQDDFDEIVFAGHPLGNNILGTRESVLNFTKDDFLNFISKNMDTSRMVFSITGNISWKKVQKLCDKYLSIQEPRVRSSHREEFKNYIPRHVEIERPTTQAHCAIGCEAYNVHDEKRLPFFTLTNILGGPAMSSRLNMGIREKYGYVYAIDASYQSFTDTGLFSIFFATEQKQLKRCINLVNKELEKLKTTKLGSLQLHKAKGQIMGQLAMAEENNVSLMLLMAKSLLDLGRIESLKEIFSRIDSISAEDLLEVSNQILQSDQLSLLTFLPQNH
- a CDS encoding O-methyltransferase, which produces MQFLPEEIYKYTVEHTQEEPEVLKDLDRDTHLNVLMPRMISGHLMGRVLAMLSKMVRPKFILEVGTYTGYSAICFAEGLQEDGHIFTIDKNEEIEEMAERHIERAGLNDKITRIQGIASDIIPTLEKKWDMVFLDADKKNYDLYYDQVFENVNKGGFILVDNVLWSGKVVGMHGKKIDADTRAIMDFNKRVHKDERVENVLFPIRDGLMVLRKK
- a CDS encoding lytic transglycosylase domain-containing protein, with translation MPEVIHFADLKLKLSNKLQKEIQAEVDNLTRYPKYFNIKVDRALMYFPLIERVFRQEKLPEDFKYLVLQESALIGDAVSSSNAVGYWQFKDFTGLEVGLKIDRRIDERMHIVRASEGAAKYLKTNNAFFDNWLYALQAYQMGRGGAEKVVDKRDYGAKKMNLDASLYWYVKKFLAHKIAFEHGIKQRMQPANDLVLVEYYDGAGLDLSDVSKKLKVSEEQLKTYNKWLRRGNIPDDQKLALLVPVSKEQAKYYIKGERLGVPEPTVITASNKIKSKRYLDPVVGIVPARLKVNGREAIVAEKGDTFEWLAVHAAIPLKRFLRYNDIEGNEKIENGQIFYTERKKGRANVHYHTLKKDESLWEVSQKYGIRLKSLLRKNRLDGQNDINVKPGLIVWLRDKRPKDEPYKYKQTQDIIPVEDNKKTIIAKSNDKPENLSGPIAINESGKLAVKENEKPVDEDNFEKSENISFNKPESSANQNNVIQGTSDNQVKSDSENIEAGKIIEFDQNQAETNVEKVKNTSAANQDILTIGSKQESPELDSKNEDDLDPSVKVSAPVNAKGKQQPVNNDIPVIAVDSLQPKVVVNEDGLDVISYGSNTESKSEQLENETDNPDEKDFDLIDSGKSNTIKSNEENKRDIESKNIHRVVRGDTYYSISRKYEVTVGELLRKNSLSIDSVLSIGQELKIPTDGESSDSDLIEARAYNKVDNSKGDDSSVSGFEVYIVKKGDSLYKIARENDVTIQQVMDWNGKADFNISEGERLKIKKVK
- a CDS encoding response regulator yields the protein MTAEEKSIDLVMLVDDNDTDNFISKRIIEITGFAKNVEIKNSGKSALEYIEQNKDNPEKLPNIIFLDINMPIVDGFVFLYEFEKFAEIVKDKCKVIILSSSDNKRDIDKIVNNDHVIKFITKPLTENALQEIKEMGVA
- the dnaX gene encoding DNA polymerase III subunit gamma/tau, with product MENFVVSARKYRPKGFDEVVGQSHITTTLQNAIDKNQLAQALLFCGPRGVGKTTCARIVARLINGFEQGSEKSSMNIYELDAASNNSVDDIRNLVDQVRYPPQHGDYKVYIIDEVHMLSNAAFNAFLKTLEEPPPYAIFILATTEKHKIIPTILSRCQIYDFNRIQVSDIADHLKQIADREEIQTEPEALHLIAQKADGALRDALSIFDLIVTFSKDRSVDYKTTIDNLHILDYDYYFRVTDALKDQNSAQALLIYNEIISKGFDSHNFINGLSSHFRDLMMCKDKETINLLNVSDKVKEKYNEQAQSVSQSFILSALNLCNQADIQFKSSKNQRLLIELTLMKLANLPSALSLAAELKKK